AAACCTTACCCGTCTATACCCTTGTAGTTCATACAAGCACTCATCAAAACAATGACAACGACCCTACAACGGCGCGAAAGCGCAAACCTGTGGGCGCAGTTCTGCAACTGGGTCACCTCCACCGACAACCGCCTCTACATTGGCTGGTTCGGCGTGCTGATGATCCCCACCCTGCTGGCTGCCACCACCTGC
The window above is part of the Trichocoleus sp. genome. Proteins encoded here:
- a CDS encoding photosystem II q(b) protein: MTTTLQRRESANLWAQFCNWVTSTDNRLYIGWFGVLMIPTLLAATTC